A single window of Athene noctua chromosome 1, bAthNoc1.hap1.1, whole genome shotgun sequence DNA harbors:
- the NEIL2 gene encoding endonuclease 8-like 2 — MPEGPSLRKFQLLTSPFVGQVVAKVGGSSRKINVNVLNALRLQDSQVHGKNLYLAFVAAEGPLGATAEETVLQRETDSGASSAQGGHKQVCAPQTHPQDEELQLQHSGSEGTDAADCPSNWLCFHFGLFGSVRANEFSRANKANKRGDWKDPIPRLVLHFESGGFLAFYNCRMRWCSSPRADPASDILSVEFHRGRALDALHSPDPICYTLLDQRYFSGLGNIIKNEILYLAKIHPLTPGSLLELPDLERLLDCAVQFSSDWLHSKLHDKRLHPQIYQKKQCPLGHAVMKATLGPSGGFKRLTWWCPQCQPAVLSADGDPSLVTE, encoded by the exons ATGCCGGAGGGCCCATCCTTAAGGAAGTTCCAGCTGCTGACCTCCCCTTTTGTGGGACAAGTGGTAGCCAAGGTGGGGGGAAGCAGCCGGAAGATCAATGTGAATGTCCTCAATGCCCTGAGGCTCCAGGACTCCCAG GTTCATGGGAAGAACTTGTACCTGGCTTTTGTGGCAGCTGAAGGTCCTTTAGGAGCAACTGCAGAGGAGACGGTGCTGCAAAGAGAGACTGATAGTGGGGCAAGTTCTGCCCAGGGAGGGCACAAACAGGTTTGTGCTCCACAGACACATCCCCAGGATGAGGAGCTGCAACTCCAGCACTCAGGATCTGAAGGCACAGATGCAGCAGATTGTCCAAGCAACTGGTTGTGCTTCCACTTCGGCTTGTTCGGCAGCGTTCGGGCAAATGAGTTCTCAAGAGCAAACAAAGCCAATAAGAGGGGCGACTGGAAGGACCCTATACCCAG ACTGGTTCTGCACTTTGAGAGCGGAGGCTTCCTTGCTTTCTACAACTGCCGAATGCGCTGGTGCTCGTCTCCAAGGGCTGACCCTGCTTCTGACATCCTGTCTGTGGAGTTCCACCGTGGCCGGGCGCTGGATGCCCTCCACTCACCTGACCCCATCTGCTACACCCTCTTAGACCAAAGATATTTCTCAGGGCTGG GGAACATCATTAAGAATGAGATCTTGTACCTGGCCAAGATCCATCCGTTAACACCAGGCTCTCTCTTGGAGCTCCCAGATCTGGAGCGTCTGCTTGACTGTGCCGTTCAGTTCAGCTCTGACTGGCTGCACAGCAAGTTGCATGACAAAAGGCTGCACCCTCAGATCTACCAGAAGAAGCAGTGTCCCCTCGGGCATGCAGTGATGAAGGCAACCCTTGGACCCTCAGGTGGCTTTAAGAGACTTACGTGGTGGTGTCCTCAGTGCCAGCCTGCGGTGCTGTCAGCGGATGGGGATCCTTCCCTCGTCACCGAGTGA